The DNA window GTCTTAAATCAGTTGTTCTGTATGATTTAGGACTCCTTAATTAATGAGatctttctaaaaaaaactttttttaaaatattaaacagcccAGCATCCTTTAGGAAATGCAGAGCCATTAAATCCTGCAAATGATTTAACGATTCTGTTAAACACCGGAGCCAGTTCATTTCCCTATTTTTCAGCGGCGCGAAGAGCAGGAGAGGAAGCGAGGAGAGGAAGAGATccggagagcagaggagaggagagcaagAGAGCTGTACATCTCTTTGACCCAGGATAgacaagagagcgagagagaagagggagaggacAAGGAATGGCAGGAGCAGTGTAAGTGTGAtcatccctctctccctctctccctcctcatcacTCCCCTTCACTATCCCAACACCCTCACCCTCTCTGTTAGTGCTTAGGTCCAAAGCTGCTGATGAGGATATGAAGCACAAGGCCCGTCTCGCCCGAGCCGAGTACCAGCGCCAGTCACTGCGAGCGATCGAGCGGGGCCGGGTCGCTGGGCTCAGCGGACTCTTccagcagacccagctgaatggaaCGGGTCAGAACCGGCGCCACAGCACTTGCCCTGTGACCAGGGACCCGTCAACGCACACAGTCTCCACACCCCTGccattggcagacatccaggggCCTGGCCCCGGCAGAGCCACTCCGAACCGCAGACACAGCACTAGCGCCGGGCTCCCCGCTGCAGACAGGTACACACCTGCCAATGTACACTTGTCAATGCACACCTGATAATGCATGCCTGTCAATGCACACCTGATAATGCATGCCTGTCAATGCACACTTGTCAATGCACACCTGATAATGCATGCCTGTCAATGCATACTTGTCAATGCACTCCTGATAATGCATGCCTGTCAATGCACACTTGCAGCCGTCTCACAGTCTCCTCCCCAGTCTCCCTGCTCCATGTGTTATTGCCTCAGTCTCACTGCCTCGCCCTCTCCCCAGCCCCACCTGGTCTCGCCCCCCCCGGCCTGCCTCTCGCCTGTCGGTGCTTCGCTGGTTCAGAGAGGAGCAGCTGCCCAAGAGAGCCGGCTTCGAGAGGAACAGCGACCAGATAGCACCCTGGTTCCATGGTAAGAGTGTGACTGTGTGCGAGTTCCTGTGTAACTGTGAGAGTTTGTGTGCTTGTCTATctacatgtctgtgtgtgtgtatgtgattgaGTGAGTgttcatgttgtgtgtgtgtgtgtgtgtgtgtgagtcggtctacatgtctgtgtgtgtaggaATGGGTGAGtttagtctgtctgtctgtctgtctggaataAATCTTGAGCTGGTTGTTTAAATGGAGAGCAGTGAAAACATCAGTGTGTCTGAAACACGGGACATTAATCAAGACTGAAACAGCGGCAAAGTGACGCTGAGACTCTGCATGAAATCAATCACAAGGGctcttaaaatattacaaaaattaaaacaaaggaaaagaagGAAAGAGAATGCTGTCAAAGTTGTGTTTGAGCCCTTCCCCGGTCAAGGTGCTGGAAAACAAGGGTACCCTCACCGCCCCATAGGAGTGTGGAATATCACAGAAACCAGAGAGGCTTGGCAGCGAGGCATGGAATAAAAGAGAAAACgagaagagggaggagagaggacaAGGGAGTAGGTGAAGAGAGTGGAGATGAAGAGAGAGAGGCAGGTcgagtgagggagggagtgatGTGTTCAATAATTTAGAAGCTCCCTGGCTAATTACCTCTAAAAGCCGCTGCCTTTGTTACGGTACAGTGGGTCACACAGCTTGGCTGTGGAGCAAGCGACAGCAGCTCAGGTGAATGATAGATACTTAAGGGAGGGTTATACATCGTTATTATGTCACTAATATTAAGTCAAATTAAgaaacaattactttaaataatttgtaaattGCTGAATTCtcctgaaaatgtaaaaatgactacattcaaataattgtattacattaaattattattattatattattatattataactacacgcacacacacacagttacacatACACTCAAACAGTCACTCTCCCTCACGCACACACAGGCACTTTCTGCTTTCTCAGGGCACGGTgtagagtgagtgagtgagaggtTTAACTGGATTACAGCTGGGTACACAGAGAGGCTGGTCTCTACAGAGAGGGGTTCCcaccactctctccctctccccccccctctaacccactctctccctctccctccctctctaacccactctctccctctcccccccctcaAAGGTATAATCTCTCGGCAGGAGTCTGAGTCTCTCCTGATGAATTCCCTCGAGGGTTCCTTCCTAGTGCGTGTGAGCGAGCGGATCTGGGGGTACACGCTCTCGTACCGGCAGCAGAGTGGCTTCAAGCACTTCCTGATCGACGCCTCAGGGGATTACTACAGCTTCCTGGGCGTCGACCAGAATCGCCATGCCACACTGGCTGACCTCATCGACTTCCACAAGGTGCAGATATAACACATGGGCAGCATTATCACAATAAGCGTTATCACATGGGCAGGGTTATCACAATAAGAGTTATCACATGGGCAGGGTTATCACAATAAGAGTTATCACATGGGCAGCAGCTTTATCACAGGGCTGATGTTGTGAGGGCAGTCGTTTGTGAGGTACAGCTGTATTAATGCTTTTCGCTGCCAGCATTTCATTTTCCCGATTTTGCttttactgatttgttttttccacctccctctctccctgccccccccccccccccccaggaggaGGTGATCACCTTGTCAGGTGGAGAGCGGCTGCAGGAGGCGTGTGGACAGAGAAAGGGCTGCAATGACTATGGGGGGCTCTTCCAATAATGAAGGGACCCCAAAgatatacaccccccccccccactacacCCCACAAACAAAAGGAACACAGCAACTAAGACTCTCTCAATAACCGGGACACCCCAAGATACACTCCCCTACACCCCAGAAACAGAAGGAGCACAGTGAGTATGAGACTCTCTCAATAACCGAGAGACCCCAAGATACACTCCCCTACACCCCAGAAACAGAAGGAACACAGCGACTATGAGACTCTCTCAATAACCGGGAGACCCCAAGATACACCCCCGCCACACCCCAGAAACAGAAGGAACACAACGACTATGAGACTCTCTCACTAACCGGGAGACCTCAAGATACACCCCCCCCTACACCCCAGAAACAGAAGCAACACAGCGACCATGAGACTCTCTCAATAACCGGGAGACCCCAAGATACACCCCCCCTACACCCCAGAAACAGAAGCAACACAGCGACCATGAGACTCTCTCAATAACCGGGAGACCCCAAGATACACCCCCCCTACACCCCAGAAACAGAAGCAACACAGCGACCATGAGACTCTCTCAATAACCGGGAGACCCCAAGATACACCCCCCCTACACCCCAGAAACAGAAGCAACACAGCGACCATGAGACTCTCTCAATAACCGGGAGACCCCAAGATACACCCCCCCTACACCCCAGAAACAGAAGCAACACAGCGACCATGAGACTCTCTCAATAACAGGGAGACCCCAAGATACACCCCTCCTACACCCCAGAAACAGAAGGAACACAGCGACGATGAGGCACTACTGTCAGTATTTCTACATATCTCGAGTTGCTCAGtttaatattcttattattattgtattgatgTTTGAGTTTGTTTGACAGTGGGGTGCAGGCAAGCGTCAAGAATTTCTGAGTGAAATGATGGAAAGCGATCCGACAGACTTGGCCTCTTCCTGTAATCCCAGCTCTCTCCACACACCCTTCCTAACTCCCAGCCTACACAAGGGGACAGCAGGGGAAACAAAACTCTTTTGTGCTTTTGTTAGTTTCTTACTCAAAGCAGATCTTTTTTTGAATAGGAAATAGCAGTGAGGATCTTCATGCACTCATGTCAGGGGTTTGACTTGAACGTTTCCTGTGGAATGTCTCTCAGTGTCTCCAGTGTGTTTGTTGTCCTCCAGTAgtgatacaatataaaataaaatagtttcccACTCAAAGCTTAAAGTCTGTATCTGCTTGCAAGACTCCTTTCTGTATGATGGATTACATGGGTGGCTACCAGACAGCCATTCACTGTGATCTTGAATCTCTTCCAAATAATGtgaatgtgtgtcagtgtctgttgGTGTACAGTTTATGAGTGtaggcacagtgtgtgtgtcagtgtaagtagcaatcaatcaatcaatactttAT is part of the Polyodon spathula isolate WHYD16114869_AA chromosome 13, ASM1765450v1, whole genome shotgun sequence genome and encodes:
- the LOC121326254 gene encoding SH2 domain-containing protein 4B-like, producing MMQQILRDLYIDPELLTELNDEQKQILFYKMREEQLRRWREREREESGTERVRRGGSGKAVRWLQGHDGEVWVWVMGNAPGDRPYEQIAEELMAERARRQAQLEAQELWREKEAEIEQKFRAAMAKEKARCVAERWREETKIQEDLRRREEQERKRGEEEIRRAEERRARELYISLTQDRQESEREEGEDKEWQEQLLRSKAADEDMKHKARLARAEYQRQSLRAIERGRVAGLSGLFQQTQLNGTGQNRRHSTCPVTRDPSTHTVSTPLPLADIQGPGPGRATPNRRHSTSAGLPAADSPTWSRPPRPASRLSVLRWFREEQLPKRAGFERNSDQIAPWFHGIISRQESESLLMNSLEGSFLVRVSERIWGYTLSYRQQSGFKHFLIDASGDYYSFLGVDQNRHATLADLIDFHKEEVITLSGGERLQEACGQRKGCNDYGGLFQ